A section of the Scleropages formosus chromosome 12, fSclFor1.1, whole genome shotgun sequence genome encodes:
- the rabl3 gene encoding rab-like protein 3 — MASLDRVKVLVLGDSGVGKSSLVHLLCQNQVLGNPSWTVGCSVDVRVHDYKEGTPEEKTYYIELWDVGGSVGSASSVKSTRAVFYHSVNGIILVHDLTNKKSSQNLYRWTLEALNKDSSPTGVIVTNGDYDREQFAENPVPLLMIGTKFDQIPENKRNEVLTRTAFLSEDFNAEEINLDCTNPRYLAAGSSNAVKLSRFFDKVIEKRYFTKESNQITGFTDRKRFNFKSLHYD; from the exons ATGGCGTCGCTGGATAGAGTGAAGGTGCTGGTGCTGGGAGATTCAG GTGTTGGAAAGTCCTCTCTCGTTCACTTATTGTGTCAGAATCAGGTGCTGGGAAACCCTTCGTGGACAGTGGGCTGCTCTGTGGACGTTCGT GTCCATGATTACAAAGAAGGTACACCTGAGGAGAAGACCTACTACATTGAATTGTGGGATGTTGGAGGATCAGTTGGCAGTGCCAGCAGTGTGAAAAGCACTAGAGCTGTTTTCTACCACTCGGTCAATG GCATTATTTTAGTACATGATTTGACGAACAAGAAGTCATCACAGAATTTGTACCGGTGGACCCTGGAAGCTCTAAATAAAGACTCGTCTCCAACTGGAGTTATAGTCACCAATGG TGATTATGACAGAGAACAGTTTGCAGAGAATCCAGTGCCTCTACTGATGATTGGAACCAAGTTTGACCAGATTCCCGAGAACAAGCGCAATGAAGTCTTGACCAGGACTGCTTTCTTGTCTGAGGATTTCAATGCTGAGGAGATCAATCTG GACTGCACCAATCCACGGTACTTAGCAGCTGGCTCATCAAATGCAGTGAAGTTGAGCAGGTTCTTTGATAAG gtaATAGAAAAGAGATACTTTACAAAAGAGTCAAATCAG ATAACTGGCTTCACAGACAGAAAGCGCTTCAACTTCAAGAGCCTTCACTATGACTGA
- the gtf2e1 gene encoding general transcription factor IIE subunit 1 has translation MTEPELLTEVPAALKRLAKQVVRGFYGVEHALALDILIRNPCVREEDMLELLKFDRKQLRSVLNTLKGDKFVKCRLRVETAPDGKATRHNYYFINYRMLVNVVKYKLDHMRRRIETDERDSTNRASFRCPCCFSTFTDLEANQLFDPMTDTFRCTFCQTEVEEDESAVPKKDARTLVARFNEQIEPIYVLLRETEDINLSHELLEPEPAEIPALKQNRQAVAHAMGGSAGAAGSGGPHREAWSTKGSTYADLYTQNVVISVEEQEEPRRLAAEGKAPKERPVWLTESTVQGAYSEPDHLHNPTEDMAGLREGEAGRDVQFDENEEVMRALLIHEKRGVGGAVAVGGAVAGMRPSMTNASDSESDTSESDEDSPPRPQPHPTAHVQGEDDEDDDEDFEEVGEDEHMVLVAGRPFSYREVSQRPELVEQMSAQEKEAYIKMGQDLFQDMYF, from the exons ATGACGGAGCCTGAACTGCTGACGGAGGTGCCCGCTGCCTTGAAGCGGCTGGCCAAGCAGGTGGTGCGGGGCTTCTATGGTGTGGAGCACGCGCTCGCCCTGGACATCCTGATTCGCAACCCATGCGTGCGTGAGGAGGACATGCTGGAGCTGCTGAAGTTTGATCGCAAGCAACTGCGTTCTGTGCTCAACACACTTAAGGGTGACAAGTTTGTTAAGTGTCGCTTGCGTGTGGAGACTGCTCCTGATGGCAAGGCCACCAGGCACAACTATTACTTCATTAATTACCGCATGCTGGTGAATGTGGTCAAGTACAAGTTGGACCACATGCGTCGACGCATTGAGACTGATGAGAGGGACTCCACCAACCGTGCTTCATTTCGTTGCCCTTGCTGTTTCAGTACCTTCACAGACCTGGAGGCCAACCAACTTTTTGATCCTATGACAG ACACTTTCCGTTGCACATTCTGCCAGACGGAAGTGGAGGAAGACGAGTCAGCGGTGCCGAAGAAGGACGCGCGGACACTGGTTGCTCGTTTCAATGAACAGATTGAGCCCATCTACGTACTGCTGCGCGAGACGGAAGATATTAATTTGTCTCATGAGCTGTTGGAACCAGAGCCTGCTGAAATCCCTGCACTAAAGCAGAA TCGTCAGGCTGTTGCACATGCTATGGGTGGATCAGCCGGTGCAGCTGGGTCAGGTGGGCCACATCGGGAGGCCTGGTCTACAAAGGGTTCGACGTATGCTGACCTGTACACGCAGAATGTGGTAATCAGCGTGGAGGAACAGGAGGAACCCCGGCGGTTGGCAGCTGAGGGCAAGGCGCCTAAGGAACGTCCTGTGTGGCTGACGGAAAGTACCGTGCAGGGAGCCTATAGCGAACCAGATCACCTTCACAACC CTACCGAGGACATGGCTGGACTCCGGGAGGGTGAGGCAGGCCGTGACGTGCAGTTTGATGAGAATGAGGAGGTCATGCGGGCCCTGCTGATCCACGAGAAGAGGGGTGTGGGTGGAGCTGTGGCAGTGGGAGGGGCTGTGGCTGGCATGCGCCCCTCTATGACCAATGCCAGCGACTCGGAGAGTGACACCAGTGAATCGGATGAGGACTCCCCACCGCGGCCTCAGCCCCATCCCACAGCACATGTCCAGGgggaggatgatgaggatgatgatgaggactttgaggaggtgggggaggaTGAACACATGGTCCTGGTTGCTGGCAGGCCATTCTCCTACCGTGAGGTGAGCCAGCGCCCGGAGCTGGTGGAGCAAATGAGCGCGCAGGAGAAGGAGGCCTACATTAAAATGGGCCAGGACCTTTTCCAGGACATGTACTTTTGA